One part of the Dethiosulfovibrio peptidovorans genome encodes these proteins:
- a CDS encoding 3-methyl-2-oxobutanoate hydroxymethyltransferase: protein MSKKKMSIMDFKKFKQEGRKFSFVTAYDYTMASIVNESEVEIILVGDSLGMVMLGYDGTESVTMDDMVHHIKPVVKGAPDTWIIGDMPFGSYNVSDEEAVRNANRLIKETNCDCIKLEGGVEMLSRIKAIVGAGINVMGHIGLTPQTASALGGFKVQGGTPEGA, encoded by the coding sequence ATGAGCAAAAAGAAGATGTCCATTATGGACTTCAAGAAGTTCAAGCAGGAAGGGCGAAAGTTCAGCTTTGTAACGGCCTACGATTACACAATGGCATCCATTGTCAATGAGAGCGAGGTGGAAATTATCCTGGTGGGCGATTCCCTGGGAATGGTGATGCTGGGTTATGACGGCACTGAATCGGTCACCATGGACGACATGGTGCATCACATCAAACCGGTGGTGAAGGGGGCTCCCGACACATGGATTATCGGTGATATGCCCTTCGGCTCCTACAATGTCAGCGATGAAGAGGCTGTCCGGAACGCCAACCGTCTGATAAAGGAAACCAACTGCGACTGCATTAAGCTGGAAGGCGGGGTGGAAATGCTCTCCAGAATAAAAGCCATTGTCGGTGCCGGCATTAACGTTATGGGCCACATCGGCCTGACTCCCCAGACCGCATCGGCTCTTGGCGGTTTCAAGGTGCAGGGCGGAACGCCCGAGGGTGCC